One Magnolia sinica isolate HGM2019 chromosome 2, MsV1, whole genome shotgun sequence genomic window, TGGCTCAGCACTCGGCCACTCGCCTCAGCTTTGTCACACTCTCTCAGCAGTCAACACCCACCACAAAGGTAGGTTACCTTCCTCTATCATGaatgatttatttaaattttttatatatcaaTGAATATTTGATTTTCTGTTAGATTTAGGTTGGGTCCTGGGTCGGGTTGGGCGTTGgcttgggtcgggttgggtgttGGCTTGAGTCGGGTGCGGGTTGGGCGTTGCGTTGGGTTGGGttcggttgggttgggttgggcactGGGTTGGGTACTGGGTTCGGTTGGGCACTGGGTTGGGTactgggttgagtcgggtgtggGTTGGGcgttgggttgggttgactcgactcgactcgatcaattagcttgactcgaaagctttggaaaacaagccaagctccaatgttgagctcgagggtgagctcaagctcgagctcgaactcgagtagaGCACGGACGAGTTaagctgagcttggcccacctcaactagATTCGGCTCTATGTACAACCCTACTTGCTGATTCTATCGCTACAATGTTTCGAAAGCCGTTAAAAGATGATTTCATGGAGCACTGTCCATGTGATTGTCGCCCGACCCGTTGCTAGAAACTATAGATCTGAGGAGAaagcctcgctctgataccaaactgatgcGAGGAAAgacgtgttgaggtcgagcaccgtttTCCTCGGGGGGGagtaactactccgaatccacgaagcttctttggactcctcatagagatgccTCGTATCCACGAGGAAAGATAGAAACTAGAAGTAATTCTAGAAAATTCGGAGTAAATTGCTTGATGTCTAATgtgtataataaaaaaaaaaaaaaaaaccaaaattcgtaattaccaaaaatagcaaaattctaactctaaaattccaaataaacttttgctagaagagtcctatcatgattaaaagttaatttctcaaaaagaagaaaatctaaaacttaaaaaaaaaaaaaaatcggaattagtaaaaatagtaattttttttttaatctaaattttcttttttgagtTGAAAGCGTGCATTTTCTGGCGAAACGGATAGAcacgacccactttgtgggtcagttcacctcgAATGGCCCattacagtaaagattgataggttgtgcgtcccgtaatgatacccggatcaaaagttatgatcaatttacggtccaccctCTTTTgttccaaccatgctaggaatgtatcggtGTCACATCCTACATCACCAGCCCAAAAATGGGCCAGGCAATTCATCAGTTTGAGCATGTGCATGagacaaatggatggttgaaggaaaatgagCAATAGTCTAACTactgcattttatttatttatttatttatttttgtggtgTTGATATTTTGAGCCATGGGTATATTCTTTGTGGTTAACAAGTACTTTTCAaaagcattaaaaaataaaattaaaaaatgatgCGCACCACCTGTTAGTGTCTTGGGTCTGGAACTTGCATGAAAAGTGGGAACATGCACTCTGAGGCATGCGAGATGCCTTTAAAAAAGGCATGTGGCGAGAAAATACGAATAAATTTTCTATGATGTTAGAAAAGGATAACTAGGTAATGACCAAAACACTCTCAATGTTTCCTTAAAATTGTGTAGAATTCTATGTATAAACTAACTCATGTGACCACAAGAATTAATGAATGGGTCTAAATACCTTGTTTCATTTTCATATGGTAAGATGAGGTGAGTATTATTTTTTAATCAGTCAAACATTACTGATACTTTGTTGGATGTACTTATCTtgtctctgtttcttttctattttttcttgttAAGATATTGTAATGCATTTCTCAGGTAAACATAATTGGTATTTTGATGTATGCACTTCATTTCatcttgttttctttcttcttcttgttttttttttttttgtgccctTTCTTTTCTCTTGCTGATATATGTAGTGACTCAGGAAAAATGCAATTGGTATTTTGATGCATTcttttaatttcttcttcttttcctctctctctctctctctctctctctctctctctctctctctcgccaacATACGTAATGACTCTGGGTTAAAGTTCTGTAGTTAAAGATTCATTTTACTTTGAGACAGGTCAGTCATCATCCAATGATTGTTGCATGCCACTGTGAAGGTAGAGGATGGAAATTTTGGGGAGACAGTAATCTGAAAAGCAAATTTTGGGGTCGTTCAATCCAGCTTGATCCTGTTGGTCTTCTAACCCTCGAGTTTGATGATGGTGAAGTTTTTCAGTGGAGCAAGGTATGAAAATTATGAATGAAAATAGTAACATTTGTTTCCTCATAGGGTTCAAGCTGAAACgtgtatttctttttttattttttccttcaggtCACCACTTCCATTTACAACCTTATTCTGGGAAAGCTCTACTGCGATCACTATGGTACCATGCGAATAGAAGGAAATTCTGAATATTCGTGTAAGCTAAAATTCAAGGAGCAGTCGATCATAGACCGAAATCCTCACCAGGTGATTAATTCATTGCCTCATCAATCTATAACGCTGACAAGTATATCAGTATTTCACTTATTTTGTTCTCGTTCAGACCAATTGATTCTTGAGTTTAGCTCATTATCATAATTGCAGCGACAATATACACGGTGGCAGTGTTTTTTAATTACCTGTTCATTTTGAATTTTGATTATTTTGTGTGGAATGCTGAATAAATTGTATCATACAGCTCTCCTGACTTCAGCGGGTTTGTCTTCTATTGTTGAAGTCGTTCATCATAGCTTGTAAATATATTCTGGTGGTGTTAATTGGAATATAATATGATAAATGTCCTAGATTCACTAATTTGCTAGTTTTCTTTCATCATGGAAACAGAACCCTAAGGAGTCAAAGTACAGCTGCAGTAAGTGCAGTTTGCTCATTTGTGAAAGCTTGGGAGCTACAGCTGTGTCACACCAGATAACGTTTCTATATAGATGGCTAGGGGTCCAGCCATGGTGGACATTTTAAATGGATGAAAGGCATAAAAGACTAATGATAGTTTCACTGTACACTTTGCTCATAAGCCGAAAATTATGGTCAAGAAGAAGGGCAGTTTGGATCACCCTAAAGTAAATTTGCAAGGTATGAAAGacagctttgctaagcccacacacatgTAAAAGTCAGTTAATGCACATGCCACCACATATGCCAGCATAGCAGACATGTAAAatacccaagccatccatcaggtggatctCACCGTGTAGGTTTTACTGCTCAGTAATAAAGGTGGTCCATTCAGTAGGCATGTCTTGATATTAGAGATAAGTTGACGGGTTAGAaaactgtctttttttttttttttcacgactGTACATCTGTTcagttaattgtggcccacctgaccagtggactgacctgattcttggggGATAAGGATTCTACATGGTGgtacccttctgatggatggattggatattgcacctgtctgCCACATTGGCAtatgtggtggtgtgtgcattAACTGACCTGTTCATGTGTGAGCTTAGCAAATGCTCCTAAAGACATGCTAAAATTTCTAGTTTAATCTGAACTCCATGCTGGTATAAGCATTGAGTAGCTAGATTAGAATTCCTGACGGCGCTCCTGCATCAGAAACatgcatgtcaaatttcagctatACTTTGTATCccagtgaaaagaaaagaaaaaaagaaaaaggaaaataaaaataaaaataaagagtaGCCAAAGTTGGATACTCAAATAAGATAAAGGGGTCCCCATTTCTAAAGAGTTGAAAACAAGACCTACTGAGGTTTTGACCTCTAAATTAGTAGTTAGAATTTCTGATGCATTTGAACAACCCCCAAATTGCTGTTTAGATGCAATTTCGATCAGTGAatagattttagtttaatcaatTTGGACTATCCATTTTCTTGGCCATTGATCGAATGGTTTAGCATCACCATTTAACTGCTCCCATGTTAGCAGTGTTCTACTCTAGAGTTGAATTGGTTATTGTGCTGGTCATCCTGAGGCCAATTGGTCCTGGATTTGGCATGGTGGTGGCCTTGGAACTCTAAAAGATGCAAGGACCAAAAGGAAAAGGTTGGGTTTGGTGGATCTTGGCATTTTTATCTAATTTTGCTATCAAACAATGCATGTAATAATTTCCTCAATGGGTGCTTTTATGGTGTTCAATGCATTTTCTGTCAGCCTATAAATGTTCCCGACGAGTCAATCACTGAATTAATCAcactttctttgctatttttgaGGATTGCTGCTATTTGTTGCATTGGCAGGGCTGATAATAGAGTCATAATAGGCCTGTATTGCATGCACTTGACATGGGTGCATTCGAGCCTCCTCTATCCTCTTTAGTTTGCCTATGGGGACGATGAAATACTTCTTTTGAGTTTTTCCATTACTGTCAAGACTATGCAAATATGTTTGCGTGCATACTGTAAGATGATAATTATACCGAGGATTGTACTATTTTCTGAAGACTTTGTGATCTTGAGCAAGCCACGATATATCGTTttgaggtttttttattttttatttttattttttattatcagTAATTTATGGGTTTCAGTTTTATTGTAGGTTCAAGGTATAGTACAAGACAGGAGTGGGAAAACGGTGGCCACATTATTTGGGAAATGGGATGAGAGCATGCATTATGTGTTAGGCGACTGTTCTGCAAAGGGCAAAGGATCAGAACCGTTGTCTGAGGCCTGTATGCTGTGGAAAAGGAGCAAGCCATCTTTATTTCCCACTAGATATAACTTGACTCGCTTTGCAATTACCCTGAATGAGCTCACCCTCGGGTTGAAGGTTAGGATGAActtttttctccccctttttctgAAAGATAATGAATTTTATTAGGAGCAAAAGCCAGAGAGAGACTCTTAAGGCAAAATACAACAGTAAGGGCTAATCCAAAGAGGAGAAATAAAAACTCATGGAGGGACACTTATACAGGAAGCCCAACCCTATCTAACTTAGCCCTTCTAATGACTTCCACCACTGTCCTGCTCCTAAGTTGGAAACACTGATTATTCGTACCACAACAAAGCCCAAATTCCCACCAAAAGGGTAAGCCTCCAGAGCATCCTCCCCATGCCATACTAGGAGAAGGCCTTCAATTGACTCGGTTACTATGTCCCTCTAGCAAAAGAGtagtggatttaaaaaaaaaaaggtcaatcgATTCTGCATTTTGCATACAAATTGCATAAATGTTGGGGAGCACCATTCTCTTTTGAAGATTATCTATAGTGAGCACATTTTTTCCTCCCGCTAACCAAGTGAAGGCTGCCACCTTAGAGAGGGCAGCATAATGCATGCCATACTTGAGATGTGTGAACACATCGTTCCCCCAGACAATATTCTTGAATTACCTGATAAAAGGACTGAATCGAGAACTAACCCGACCCGCACTTCATTTTTCTACACCAACGCATCTCTCAAGTCTCACCCAAAAAAGGGCGATGATGTTGAGGCAGCACCAAAAGCCAAATATACTCTGCTTCATCATTAGTCAAATTCCTCTGATATGGAGGGGTCCAAACTACTACACCAGATCGCAAAAACCATCAAACAGCAAGGAGATTCTCTTCTGGACTTAATTTAGCAATCCTCGGAAACTCAGCACACAACTCCCTCTCTTTGGCCCAAACGTCTTCTGAGAACTGGATCCTCCTACCATCCCCTTGAGAGATCCCAATACCTTCTTGAACTTGATTGCCAAACCAGCAACTCCTTTCCATACCGCTGAAGCCTGATATAAAGAAGTGTCTTGAGTCCACAATCCCCCCTCAACCTTGTATTTCGAAGCAATCACTTTTCTATGTAACCTACTGTCTTCAGTGCTGAACCTCCATAGCCACTCTCCTAACAAAGCAACATTCATGTGCTCTAACTTCCTAACACCTGCTCCCCCTTCCTAAAAAGATTTACACACCTCATCCCATCATAgcaaatgaaaattttgatttaccTGAAATCCTTGCCACAGAAAGTCCTGTCTCATTCTCATTAACCAACAATGAAAACTTGGCCGAACGAACACATTCTAACATCCACTTCCTCAACTTCTGCCCACACCCCATTCACCCTAACTTGTAATCTAGAAAAAAACCCGGTGTGTGTGATCATAGGCTTTCTCTTTATCGAGCTTGCTACTCCCTTTTTACCTTCCTGGTGCCATGAGTCAATATGCACAGGTGATTATCATGCTATCCAAAATTTGTCTTCCAGCAATAAATACTCCTTGGGCTTTGGAGATTACCTTCACTAGAACCACTCGGAATCTTATTGCTAATATTTTAGCTAGAATTTCATAGTCCCTTCCAATAAGACCGATAGGATGGACTTAATTGTACTTTTTATTTCATCCCAATCTTCTCTTATTACCAACCAAAGGAAAAAGCCCAAGAATTACAAAGGAGAATAATGAGCCAAAAGAAAtcctccaagaaaaaaaaaaaccctaatattTTTCTCAAGAGAatactctttttattttattttatttgtgaaaGGCCCTTTTAACTTGAATCTTAAATCATGAGCAGGAAAAGTTGCCTCCCACTGATTCAAGGCTGAGACCTGATCAGAGGTGCCTGGAGAATGGGGAGTATGAAATGGCCAATGCAGAGAAGCTGCGGCTAGAGCAGAGGCAACGGCAGGTGAATTGTCATTTTAGCATTTTGAATGTTTATATTATAAATGGGAGTTTGAAATGGTGTAACTCACATGTGTTGGACATCCGGGCAGTTTCATCACTGATCTGGATTGGCCATTGGGCAAGCCCCACTATATAATGTATTTATTGAAAGGGTTGCTTCAAGATTTTAAACAAGCAAATCAAAATGTGTTTGGTCATGCTTTGGTGCATCCATGCAGAACTCTTTCCTAAATCATGCGGAGAAAAGGATTCACTTCTGAATTTGGATTTTGGTTGTGGATGCACCCAAGGGTGGGaaaaaaaatgtcatttttttCTTAGGGAGCAGCCATAGCACTTTCCATGTAAAATGACGAGATACCTTTGCAAATTTTATTTTGGTCTGTTTAGCAAAGGTTCTTTTGCATTTGGAATTTTCTGTGAGTACACCTAGCAGAAACATTTTGATGGATGAAATGCTTGCCTTCAGTAGATACATTGAACATCCAACAAAAGAGGaaggtttttgttttttggtttgcTATCTCTATTTTGCTTAAATAAAGGTGTTCGGATCATGTTTTGGTGGTTTGTTACTAAATTGGTTACGGTTGGATAGCTGAATGGCTTTGTTGTTTACATGGAAATCAACTAACACGATGTGGATAATGGGCAGTCACGGAAGATGCAAGAGCGTGGATGGAAGCCGCATTGGTTTGCAAAGGATAAAGGAAGCGATACATACCGGTATGTGGGCGGATATTGGGAGGCCAGGGAACAAGGCAAATGGGACTTATGTCCTGATATATTCGGCCAACTCTCCACTGATCAAATGTTCGACTGAGAGATGAATGATGCACAAAAGCAAGAGTCTGCTCCCAATTTCACcccttacatttttttttttttacccaatTTTCAAATCttcttttcgtttcttttttcattttcggGATCTTGTGATTCCATTAGCATTGCTCGCCATTTTCGAGCTGTTAAGGTGTGTGCCCAAATGGCATGTAAAACTCAAAAAGGTATCTTAGGCAGGCAATAAAAGTGGTTCTCATCTCATGTGTTCATATTTCTTTTGAAGAACAGATGATGGTACCTCTGGTTGACCCCCAAATTTCCACCATCCACGATTTACTGGTTGGAATTCCTATGCATTCCAACTGCATGTTGATGGGGGCTTTTGCTTGAATTTGCATTTTGGCATTGCTGCTCAACCTCCATTGAAATGAGATAGGGTAGGGCTGAAGGCACACTTATCAAAGGCCCAGATGCTCCAAGTACACTGAAACTCAAGA contains:
- the LOC131236488 gene encoding oxysterol-binding protein-related protein 1C-like isoform X4: MNLLLTQFWFCTKTYEGSPTESDDDNERNDAAEEETDDDDNTFFDTRDFLSSSSFKSSGSDFRRSSFDSDDEELYAIGFENGGDASIRSVGFNYPHVRRRKKLPDPIEKEKGVSLWSMIKDNIGKDLTKVCLPVYFNEPLSSLQKCFEDLEYSFLIDRAYEWGKRGNSLMRILNVAAFAVSGYASTEGRNCKPFNPLLGETYEADYPDKGIRFFSEKVSHHPMIVACHCEGRGWKFWGDSNLKSKFWGRSIQLDPVGLLTLEFDDGEVFQWSKVTTSIYNLILGKLYCDHYGTMRIEGNSEYSCKLKFKEQSIIDRNPHQVQGIVQDRSGKTVATLFGKWDESMHYVLGDCSAKGKGSEPLSEACMLWKRSKPSLFPTRYNLTRFAITLNELTLGLKEKLPPTDSRLRPDQRCLENGEYEMANAEKLRLEQRQRQSRKMQERGWKPHWFAKDKGSDTYRYVGGYWEAREQGKWDLCPDIFGQLSTDQMFD